In Janthinobacterium rivuli, a single genomic region encodes these proteins:
- a CDS encoding NAD(P)/FAD-dependent oxidoreductase, whose protein sequence is MHSKIVIVGGGAGGLELACKLSRKLGAGQVTLVDSRLYHIWKPSLHEVAAGTLDIHQEGLSYQMLAHDNGFTYVYGPLIALDAASNSLTVGAIATDKDEQLLPQRTVSYDQLVLAVGSTSNYFGVPGAKENTISLNATEDAERFRLTLLKLLAMAEQRQGDAGHPGVDIVIIGGGATGVELAAELREASGVYAAYGFQNLNAIKDVRITLLEGAPRILAPLPERVSIAASKLLHQHGISVVTDTRVTTIEADKVTVASGTSYAADICVWAAGIRAPEFLATLGLPTNRAGQLEVTGMLNVQGHANIFALGDCAACTGPDGKLVPPRAQAAHQQADYLLKTFLLQAKGKPPQTKPYEYLDYGSLVSFGRTTSVGTLMGSLKGLSWFVEGFVARMMYVSLHLMHHNAVLGSVRTAVMAMGRFLIKRSTPQVKLH, encoded by the coding sequence TTGCATAGTAAAATCGTTATCGTAGGGGGAGGTGCAGGCGGCCTGGAGCTGGCCTGCAAACTCAGCCGCAAGCTCGGCGCCGGCCAGGTCACCCTGGTCGACAGCCGCCTGTACCATATCTGGAAGCCGTCGCTGCATGAAGTGGCGGCCGGCACCCTGGACATTCATCAAGAGGGCCTGTCGTACCAGATGCTGGCGCACGACAATGGTTTTACCTATGTCTATGGTCCTTTGATCGCGCTCGACGCCGCCTCGAACAGCCTCACTGTGGGCGCCATCGCCACGGACAAGGATGAGCAGCTCTTGCCGCAGCGCACCGTCAGCTACGACCAGCTGGTGCTGGCCGTGGGCAGCACCTCGAATTACTTCGGCGTGCCTGGTGCCAAGGAAAACACGATTTCCCTGAATGCCACGGAAGACGCCGAACGTTTCCGTCTGACCCTGCTGAAACTGCTGGCCATGGCCGAGCAGCGCCAGGGCGACGCGGGCCATCCCGGTGTCGACATCGTCATCATCGGCGGCGGCGCCACGGGCGTGGAACTGGCGGCCGAATTGCGCGAAGCGAGCGGCGTGTATGCGGCGTATGGTTTCCAGAATCTCAACGCCATCAAGGATGTGCGCATCACCCTGCTCGAAGGGGCGCCGCGCATCCTGGCGCCGTTGCCCGAGCGCGTGTCGATTGCCGCCTCGAAACTGCTGCACCAGCATGGCATCAGCGTGGTGACTGATACGCGCGTCACCACGATCGAAGCCGACAAGGTGACGGTAGCCAGCGGCACCAGCTATGCGGCCGACATCTGCGTGTGGGCTGCGGGCATCCGCGCGCCGGAATTCCTGGCCACCCTGGGTTTGCCGACCAACCGCGCCGGCCAGCTGGAAGTGACGGGCATGCTCAACGTGCAGGGCCACGCGAATATCTTCGCGCTGGGCGACTGCGCCGCCTGCACGGGGCCCGATGGCAAGCTGGTGCCGCCGCGCGCCCAGGCCGCGCATCAGCAAGCCGATTACCTGCTGAAAACTTTCCTGCTGCAAGCCAAGGGCAAGCCGCCGCAAACCAAGCCCTATGAATACCTGGACTACGGTTCGCTCGTGTCGTTCGGCCGCACCACCTCGGTCGGTACCCTGATGGGTTCGCTGAAGGGCTTGAGCTGGTTCGTCGAAGGCTTTGTCGCCCGCATGATGTATGTCAGCCTGCACCTGATGCACCATAACGCCGTGCTGGGCAGCGTGCGCACGGCCGTCATGGCCATGGGGCGTTTCCTGATCAAGCGCAGCACGCCACAGGTCAAGCTGCACTAA
- a CDS encoding transporter has translation MLFPRLLCFSLLLSLAPLAQAQQGNPVLPYRPSVASPAQLPVPGQLEFEAGGLLSKTDDTRRASLPYTFKLAFTPEWGVLLEGEGVVRARDDTGRRETGVGDTTVVLKRAFLLDSATALGLELGWKLPTAKDSIGSGKSDVSLNGIFSRDLGAVHLDANLNATRLGASDPGTGRVQTGWATSFSTPVSERWGATAEVSGTRLRGAPATAQLLLAATYSPTPRLAIDIGMARGLTAASPDWSLFSGLVVPLGKLW, from the coding sequence ATGTTATTTCCCCGCTTGCTTTGCTTCTCCCTGCTGCTGTCCCTGGCGCCCCTGGCGCAGGCACAGCAGGGCAATCCCGTCCTGCCTTACCGTCCTTCCGTGGCCAGCCCCGCCCAGCTGCCCGTGCCGGGCCAGCTGGAATTCGAGGCCGGCGGCCTGCTGTCGAAAACGGATGACACGCGCCGCGCCAGTCTGCCATATACCTTCAAACTGGCGTTCACGCCCGAATGGGGCGTGTTGCTCGAAGGCGAGGGTGTCGTGCGCGCACGCGATGACACGGGCCGGCGCGAGACGGGCGTGGGCGATACGACGGTCGTGCTCAAGCGCGCCTTTTTGCTCGACAGCGCCACGGCGCTGGGCCTGGAACTGGGCTGGAAATTGCCCACAGCCAAAGACAGCATCGGCAGCGGCAAGAGCGACGTGTCGCTCAATGGCATTTTCAGCCGCGACCTGGGTGCCGTGCACCTGGACGCCAACTTGAACGCCACGCGCCTGGGGGCCTCCGACCCTGGTACGGGCAGGGTGCAAACGGGCTGGGCCACCTCCTTTTCCACACCCGTCAGTGAGCGCTGGGGCGCCACGGCGGAAGTATCGGGCACGCGCCTGCGCGGCGCGCCGGCCACGGCGCAATTGCTGCTGGCCGCCACCTACAGTCCCACGCCACGGCTGGCCATCGACATCGGCATGGCGCGCGGCTTGACGGCGGCGTCGCCGGACTGGTCGCTGTTCAGCGGCCTGGTCGTGCCCTTGGGCAAACTGTGGTGA
- a CDS encoding methyl-accepting chemotaxis protein, which translates to MLNQMKVGTRLLAAFFCVALMGAVVAGIGIFNMGKIDTMAGQMYNHELLGLSYIKEANIALIKVGRARSNFLLATTSEERAGRQADIAKYLEQNKSNLAKAQPLFVTPAAKELFARFATVEAEYVSTLQQSLALAAAEPLAQRSAQLTALLAKTRQHADELDGVLDKLSLQKEARAKAAAEQASGVYQASRSFMIALVLGSVAAGLALGALITRGLTRQLGGEPAYAVRIAGAIAEGDLTVDIRTASHDSASLLFAMKTMRDKLVGIVSQVRSGTDTINTASGEIAQGNLDLSSRTEEQASSLEETASSMEQLTSAVRQNADNARQANALAGAASDVAGKGGAVVGQVVQTMESINASSRKIVDIISVIDSIAFQTNILALNAAVEAARAGEEGRGFAVVASEVRNLAQRSASAAKEIKTLIGDSVEQVEIGSRLVHDAGKTMDEVVASVRQVADIMQEITAASAEQSAGIEQVNQAVLQMDQVTQQNAALVEEAAAAAESLLDQAQTLTELVGVFRLHAQAQQMAVPAASNVTPLRRAAPAARQDVRRLA; encoded by the coding sequence ATGTTGAATCAAATGAAAGTGGGGACGCGCCTGCTTGCGGCCTTCTTTTGCGTGGCGCTGATGGGGGCCGTCGTGGCCGGCATCGGCATCTTCAACATGGGCAAGATCGACACCATGGCGGGGCAGATGTACAACCATGAGTTGCTGGGGCTGTCGTACATCAAGGAAGCCAATATCGCCCTCATCAAGGTGGGCCGCGCGCGCAGCAATTTTCTGCTGGCGACCACCAGCGAAGAGCGCGCGGGGCGCCAGGCCGATATCGCCAAATATCTGGAACAGAACAAGAGCAACCTGGCCAAGGCCCAGCCGCTGTTCGTCACGCCGGCCGCCAAGGAGCTGTTTGCCCGCTTCGCCACCGTTGAGGCCGAGTATGTGAGCACCTTGCAGCAGTCGCTGGCGCTGGCGGCGGCCGAGCCGCTGGCGCAGCGCAGCGCGCAGCTGACGGCGCTGCTGGCCAAGACGCGCCAGCATGCGGACGAGCTCGACGGCGTGCTCGATAAATTGTCCTTGCAGAAGGAAGCGCGGGCCAAGGCGGCGGCCGAGCAGGCATCCGGCGTGTACCAGGCCAGCCGCAGTTTCATGATCGCGCTGGTGCTGGGCAGCGTGGCGGCAGGCCTGGCGCTGGGGGCGCTGATCACGCGCGGACTGACGCGCCAGCTAGGCGGCGAACCGGCGTATGCCGTCAGGATCGCCGGCGCCATCGCCGAGGGCGACCTTACCGTCGACATCCGCACGGCCAGCCACGACAGCGCCAGCCTGCTGTTTGCCATGAAAACCATGCGCGACAAGCTGGTGGGCATCGTCAGCCAGGTGCGTTCGGGCACGGACACCATCAACACGGCCTCGGGTGAAATCGCCCAGGGCAACCTCGATTTGTCGTCCCGCACGGAAGAGCAGGCCAGTTCGCTGGAAGAAACGGCGTCGTCGATGGAGCAGCTGACGTCGGCCGTGCGGCAGAATGCGGACAATGCACGCCAGGCCAATGCGCTGGCCGGCGCCGCATCCGACGTGGCCGGCAAGGGCGGCGCCGTGGTGGGGCAGGTGGTGCAGACGATGGAGTCGATCAATGCCTCGTCGCGCAAGATCGTCGACATCATCAGCGTCATCGACAGCATTGCCTTCCAGACGAATATCCTCGCCTTGAACGCGGCCGTGGAAGCGGCCAGGGCGGGCGAGGAGGGACGCGGTTTCGCCGTCGTCGCGTCCGAAGTGCGCAACCTGGCGCAACGCTCGGCCAGTGCCGCCAAGGAAATCAAGACCCTGATCGGCGACTCCGTCGAGCAGGTGGAGATCGGCTCCAGACTCGTGCATGACGCGGGCAAGACGATGGATGAAGTGGTCGCCAGCGTGCGCCAGGTGGCCGACATCATGCAGGAAATCACGGCCGCCAGCGCCGAGCAAAGCGCCGGCATCGAGCAAGTCAACCAGGCCGTGCTGCAGATGGACCAGGTGACGCAGCAAAACGCGGCCCTGGTGGAAGAGGCGGCCGCGGCGGCCGAATCGCTGCTGGACCAGGCGCAGACCCTGACGGAACTGGTGGGCGTATTCCGCTTGCATGCCCAGGCGCAACAGATGGCTGTGCCAGCGGCCAGCAACGTCACGCCGTTGCGCCGGGCAGCGCCAGCCGCCAGGCAGGACGTGCGGCGCCTGGCCTGA
- a CDS encoding multicopper oxidase family protein, translating into MITRRNFFMNAGAVALSAAAVSRVGAASLPEAVSMAGADTKAPPPPPNGRPYNPVVTLNGWSLPWRMNNNVKEFHLVAEPVVRELAPGMMANLWGYNGQSPGPTIEVVEGDRVRIFVTNKLPEHTSVHWHGQRLPNGMDGVTGLTQPGIAPGKTFVYEFVAKRPGTFMYHPHADEMTQMAMGMMGFWVTHPKDPNFMKVDRDFVFLLSNYDIDPGSYTPKIMTMTDFNLFTFNSRVFPGIDPMVVRQGDKVRVRVGNLTMTNHPIHMHGHEFEVTGTDGGWTRPESRWPEVTTDVAVGQMRAVEFTATDLGDWAFHCHKSHHTMNAMGHDVPTMIGVDHQGVAAKINQLVPGYMVMGERGMADMGDMQMPIPDNTLPMMAGDGPFGAIGMGGMFTTVKVRKDQKPGDYRDPGWYKHPAGSVAYEWTGALPEPVRGQGVGKLPAKGGVEMTVRKPGGHSGH; encoded by the coding sequence ATGATTACACGTAGAAACTTTTTCATGAATGCGGGCGCCGTCGCCCTGAGTGCGGCGGCCGTCAGCCGAGTCGGTGCGGCCTCGTTGCCGGAAGCCGTCAGCATGGCCGGCGCCGACACCAAGGCGCCGCCACCACCGCCGAACGGGCGTCCATACAATCCCGTCGTCACCCTGAACGGCTGGTCCTTGCCCTGGCGCATGAACAACAACGTCAAGGAATTCCATCTGGTGGCCGAACCCGTCGTGCGCGAACTGGCGCCCGGCATGATGGCCAATTTGTGGGGCTACAACGGCCAGTCGCCAGGTCCGACGATTGAAGTGGTGGAGGGCGACCGCGTGCGCATCTTTGTCACGAATAAATTGCCGGAACATACGAGCGTGCACTGGCACGGCCAGCGCTTGCCGAACGGCATGGATGGCGTCACGGGCCTGACCCAGCCCGGCATCGCCCCCGGTAAAACTTTTGTGTATGAATTCGTCGCCAAGCGCCCCGGCACCTTTATGTACCACCCGCATGCCGATGAAATGACGCAAATGGCCATGGGCATGATGGGTTTCTGGGTGACGCATCCGAAAGACCCGAACTTCATGAAGGTGGACCGCGATTTCGTCTTCTTGCTCAGCAACTATGACATCGATCCGGGCAGCTACACGCCAAAGATCATGACAATGACGGATTTCAATCTGTTCACCTTCAACAGTCGCGTCTTCCCCGGCATCGACCCCATGGTCGTGCGCCAGGGCGACAAGGTGCGCGTGCGCGTGGGCAATCTGACGATGACGAATCACCCGATCCACATGCATGGCCATGAATTCGAGGTGACGGGCACGGACGGCGGCTGGACACGCCCCGAATCGCGCTGGCCCGAAGTGACGACGGACGTGGCCGTTGGCCAGATGCGCGCCGTGGAGTTTACCGCCACGGACCTCGGTGACTGGGCTTTCCACTGCCACAAGTCGCACCACACGATGAATGCCATGGGGCACGACGTGCCGACCATGATCGGCGTCGACCACCAGGGCGTGGCCGCGAAGATCAACCAGCTCGTGCCCGGCTACATGGTGATGGGCGAGCGGGGCATGGCCGACATGGGCGACATGCAGATGCCGATCCCCGACAATACCCTGCCGATGATGGCCGGCGACGGCCCCTTTGGCGCCATCGGCATGGGCGGCATGTTTACGACAGTCAAGGTGCGCAAGGACCAGAAACCGGGCGACTACCGCGATCCGGGCTGGTACAAGCACCCGGCCGGCAGCGTGGCTTATGAATGGACGGGCGCCTTGCCGGAACCCGTGCGCGGCCAGGGTGTGGGCAAGCTGCCGGCCAAGGGTGGCGTGGAAATGACGGTGCGCAAGCCAGGCGGGCACAGCGGGCATTGA
- a CDS encoding TolC family protein: MARFTQSTCLTPLALAAVLLLSGCASFSQDGGMRTVSTLADVRTGAPAALAGEGGEEKLASLLAQPLDADSAVRIALMNNHGMKVALAELGASEADLVQAGRLRNPGLSFGRSHGSHGNEIDRGVSFDLAGLLTMPMRLNIERGRFEQAKLQAASSAVQLAADTRRAYFNAVAAVQTEQFMQRALLSAEAGAELATRLRQAGNWSRLDQARQQVFYADAVSDLARARHQALVTREHLTRLLGLWGKQTSFTLPPRLPDLPAQAAEAGNIEAQAMEQRLDVQSAKLDAHATADALGLSKVTGFVNVLDVGYTNKSSSEAPRENGYEVSLELPLFDWGSARNAKAQALYEQSLQRTAGTAVRARSEVREAYSSYRTAYDLARHYRDEVVPLRKTISHEVLLRYNGMLASVFELLADAREQVASVNGAIETQRDFWIAQTTLQSAINGSGPAEKE, translated from the coding sequence ATGGCCCGTTTCACACAATCAACTTGCCTGACGCCGCTGGCGCTGGCGGCCGTTTTGCTGCTGAGCGGCTGCGCCAGCTTCAGCCAGGATGGCGGCATGCGGACGGTGTCCACGCTGGCCGACGTCCGCACGGGCGCCCCCGCAGCGCTGGCCGGCGAGGGGGGCGAGGAAAAATTGGCTAGCCTGCTGGCCCAGCCCCTGGACGCCGACAGCGCCGTGCGCATCGCCCTGATGAACAACCACGGCATGAAGGTGGCGCTGGCCGAACTGGGCGCGTCCGAAGCGGACCTCGTGCAGGCGGGGCGCTTGCGCAATCCTGGCCTGTCGTTCGGCCGCTCGCATGGCAGCCACGGCAACGAAATCGACCGCGGCGTCAGCTTCGACCTGGCCGGCCTGCTGACCATGCCGATGCGCTTGAACATCGAGCGGGGCCGTTTCGAGCAAGCCAAGCTGCAAGCCGCCAGCAGCGCCGTGCAACTGGCGGCCGACACCCGTCGTGCCTACTTCAATGCGGTGGCCGCCGTGCAGACGGAACAGTTCATGCAGCGCGCGCTGCTGTCGGCCGAGGCGGGTGCGGAACTGGCCACGCGCTTGCGGCAGGCGGGCAACTGGAGCCGCCTCGACCAGGCGCGCCAGCAAGTGTTTTACGCGGACGCCGTCAGCGACCTGGCGCGCGCCCGCCACCAGGCATTGGTGACGCGCGAGCACCTGACGCGCTTGCTGGGCCTGTGGGGCAAGCAGACCAGTTTTACTTTGCCGCCGCGCCTGCCCGACTTGCCGGCCCAGGCGGCTGAGGCGGGCAATATCGAGGCGCAGGCGATGGAACAGCGGCTCGACGTGCAAAGCGCGAAACTCGACGCGCATGCGACGGCCGATGCGCTGGGCTTGTCGAAGGTGACGGGTTTCGTCAACGTGCTCGACGTGGGCTACACCAACAAGAGCAGCAGCGAGGCGCCGCGCGAAAACGGTTATGAGGTGTCGCTGGAACTGCCCCTGTTCGATTGGGGTTCGGCGCGCAATGCCAAGGCGCAAGCGCTGTATGAACAGTCGCTGCAGCGCACGGCGGGCACGGCGGTGCGGGCCCGCTCGGAAGTGCGCGAGGCGTATTCCAGCTACCGCACGGCCTACGACCTGGCGCGCCACTACCGCGATGAGGTCGTGCCGCTGCGCAAGACGATCTCGCATGAAGTATTGCTGCGTTACAACGGCATGCTGGCCAGCGTGTTCGAACTGCTGGCCGATGCGCGCGAGCAGGTGGCCAGCGTGAACGGCGCCATCGAGACCCAGCGCGATTTCTGGATCGCCCAAACAACATTGCAGTCGGCCATCAATGGCAGCGGCCCAGCCGAGAAGGAATAA